AGTCACGAGTCACCGAATCTACGGGAGATTTCATGGCTACATCGGCAATATGCGCAGGGAGCTTCGATCCGCCAACCGACGGGCACCTGAACATCATAGAGCGGGGGCTCAAGGTCTTCGACAGGATCATAGTCGCGGTCGCGGTGAACACGCGCAAGGAGCCGATCTTCACCGCAGACGAGCGCACTGGAATGCTGCGCGAGATATTCAAGGGGGAGGAGCGGGTGTCCGTGGACGGGTTCGAGGGGCTGCTCGTGGACTACGCGCGCTCAAAGGGAGTTTACACGATACTGAGGGGGCTGAGGACCATGGGCGACTACGAATACGAGTCCCAGATGGCGCTCGCCAACAAGACCCTCGACCCGGAGATCGAGATCCTCTACATGATGACCGAGGGAAAGTACGCGCACCTGTCCTCCTCCATCATAAAGGAGATACTCCAGTTCGGCGGCAGCGGCTGCGGGATGATACATCCTGTCGTTGAAAAGGAGTTAAAGAAGAAGCTGAGAAGCTAAGAAGCTAAGAAGCTGAGAAGCTGAGAATACAGGAAAGTGGGAAGGCATGATCAAACTTTCGCAGCGCGCAATGGCAATGCAGCCGTCGGCGACCCTCGGCATGGCCGCCAGGGCCAGAAAGCTCGCCGCCGAGGGCGTGGACATAGTGAGCTTCGCGGTCGGGGAGCCCGACTTCGACACCCCTGCTAACATCCGCGAGGCGGGGAAGCGCGGCATAGACGAGGGGCTCACCCGCTACACCCCGAGCGCAGGGATCCCCGAGCTGCGCGCCGCGGTGCGGGAGAAGCTCTCCCGCGACAACG
The genomic region above belongs to Pseudomonadota bacterium and contains:
- the coaD gene encoding pantetheine-phosphate adenylyltransferase, giving the protein MATSAICAGSFDPPTDGHLNIIERGLKVFDRIIVAVAVNTRKEPIFTADERTGMLREIFKGEERVSVDGFEGLLVDYARSKGVYTILRGLRTMGDYEYESQMALANKTLDPEIEILYMMTEGKYAHLSSSIIKEILQFGGSGCGMIHPVVEKELKKKLRS